A genomic window from Flavobacterium johnsoniae includes:
- a CDS encoding Tex family protein, with protein MTNIQFIAKSVQAPVVSIQNTVKLLEEDCTIPFISRYRKDATGNLDETVIEQIAKLQKDYDTLIKRKEAVLKSIEEQKALTPELKKKIEDSFDLQEIEDFYLPYKKKKKTKADVARELGLEPLAKIIMSESDVDVDFISTQYLNENVVNEEAAMQGARDIVAEWINENIYVRKQLRRLFQRKATIGTKVVKKKAEEEGAQKFSQYFDWEEPLTKAPAHRLLAMLRAENEGFIKMKIDVDIDDAYDVIDEIIIKKQNNTTAHLQLAIEDSYKRLLNPAIGNETLQEAKAKADANSIQVFANNLGQLLLAPPLGEKRILAIDPGFRSGCKVVCLDEKGDLLYNETIYPHAPQNEETMAIKKIRSMVNAYQIDAISIGNGTASRETEFFIKKIAFDKPVQVFIVSEAGASVYSASKVAREEFPNYDVTVRGSVSIGRRLSDPLAELVKIDPKAIGVGQYQHDVDQTKLKEELDNTVIRCVNSVGININTASKHLLSYVSGIGEKLAENIVQYRSENGPFEDRKQLKKVPRLGDKAYQQGAAFIRIANAKNPLDNSAVHPEAYSVVEKMAKDLNISLNELIANKEKTALIKPEKYVTPEIGLLTLKDIIKELEKPGLDPRKSAKVFEFDANVKSIKDLKTGMILPGIVNNITNFGCFVDIGIKESGLVHISQLKAGFVSDVNEVVKLHQHVDVKVTEVDEDRKRIQLTMVL; from the coding sequence ATGACTAATATTCAATTCATTGCCAAGTCAGTACAGGCACCCGTTGTAAGCATTCAAAACACAGTAAAATTATTAGAAGAAGATTGTACGATTCCGTTTATTTCTCGTTATCGAAAAGATGCAACTGGAAATCTTGATGAAACTGTTATTGAGCAAATTGCAAAACTTCAAAAAGATTATGATACGCTTATAAAACGTAAAGAAGCCGTTTTAAAATCTATTGAAGAACAAAAAGCGCTTACGCCAGAATTGAAGAAAAAAATTGAAGATAGTTTTGATCTGCAAGAAATTGAAGATTTTTATCTTCCATACAAAAAGAAGAAAAAAACAAAAGCAGATGTTGCTAGAGAATTAGGTTTAGAACCTTTAGCAAAAATTATTATGTCTGAAAGTGATGTAGATGTTGACTTTATTTCAACACAATATTTGAATGAAAATGTTGTAAACGAAGAAGCGGCAATGCAAGGCGCAAGAGATATTGTTGCCGAATGGATTAACGAAAATATTTATGTTCGTAAACAGCTTCGAAGACTATTTCAGCGAAAAGCAACTATCGGAACAAAAGTGGTTAAAAAGAAAGCGGAAGAGGAAGGCGCACAGAAATTCAGTCAATATTTTGATTGGGAAGAACCGTTGACAAAAGCGCCGGCGCACCGTTTATTAGCAATGCTTCGTGCAGAAAATGAAGGTTTTATCAAAATGAAAATCGATGTTGATATTGATGATGCTTACGATGTTATTGACGAAATTATCATTAAAAAACAAAATAATACGACAGCTCATTTGCAATTAGCAATTGAAGACAGTTATAAACGTTTATTGAATCCGGCAATTGGAAATGAAACGTTGCAAGAAGCAAAAGCAAAGGCAGATGCAAATTCGATTCAGGTTTTTGCTAATAATTTAGGACAACTTTTATTGGCTCCGCCGTTGGGAGAAAAGCGAATTTTGGCAATCGATCCAGGATTTAGAAGTGGTTGTAAAGTGGTTTGTCTGGACGAAAAAGGAGATCTTTTATATAATGAAACGATTTATCCGCACGCGCCGCAAAATGAGGAAACAATGGCGATTAAGAAAATCCGTTCGATGGTAAATGCGTATCAAATTGACGCGATTTCTATCGGAAACGGAACAGCTTCAAGAGAAACCGAATTTTTCATAAAAAAAATCGCGTTTGACAAACCAGTGCAGGTTTTTATTGTTTCTGAGGCTGGAGCTTCGGTTTATTCAGCATCAAAAGTAGCGAGAGAAGAATTTCCAAATTATGATGTAACGGTTCGTGGTTCGGTTTCTATAGGGAGACGACTTTCAGATCCTTTGGCAGAATTGGTAAAAATTGACCCAAAAGCGATTGGAGTTGGACAATATCAACATGATGTTGACCAAACTAAATTAAAAGAAGAATTGGACAATACGGTAATTCGTTGCGTAAACTCGGTTGGAATTAACATCAACACAGCAAGTAAACATTTACTAAGTTATGTGAGTGGAATAGGAGAGAAGCTTGCTGAAAACATTGTACAATACCGTTCTGAAAACGGACCTTTTGAAGATAGAAAACAGCTTAAAAAAGTGCCTCGTTTAGGAGATAAAGCTTATCAGCAAGGAGCAGCGTTTATCAGAATTGCAAATGCTAAAAACCCGCTGGATAATTCGGCGGTGCATCCCGAAGCCTATTCAGTTGTTGAAAAGATGGCGAAGGATTTGAATATTTCTTTGAATGAATTGATTGCGAACAAAGAAAAAACAGCGCTTATTAAGCCAGAGAAGTATGTTACACCTGAAATTGGTTTACTTACGCTTAAAGACATTATAAAAGAGCTTGAAAAACCAGGATTAGACCCAAGAAAGTCTGCGAAAGTTTTTGAATTTGATGCAAATGTAAAATCAATTAAAGATTTGAAAACCGGAATGATATTACCAGGAATTGTTAATAACATTACCAACTTCGGCTGTTTTGTTGATATCGGAATCAAAGAAAGCGGATTAGTTCATATTTCTCAGTTAAAAGCTGGATTTGTAAGCGATGTAAACGAAGTGGTAAAATTACATCAGCATGTTGATGTGAAAGTAACTGAGGTTGATGAAGATAGAAAGAGAATTCAGTTGACGATGGTTTTGTAA
- a CDS encoding Sec-independent protein translocase subunit TatA/TatB, whose product MGRLGLTEILVIVGIVILLFGGKKIPELMKGLGSGIKEFKNAAKDDQPAASKKQEEETK is encoded by the coding sequence ATGGGAAGATTAGGTCTTACAGAAATCCTTGTTATCGTAGGTATTGTGATATTACTTTTTGGAGGTAAAAAAATTCCAGAATTAATGAAAGGTTTAGGAAGTGGAATTAAGGAATTTAAAAACGCTGCTAAAGACGATCAACCTGCTGCTTCTAAAAAACAAGAAGAAGAAACGAAATAA
- a CDS encoding GH3 auxin-responsive promoter family protein — MSIKALAAKIFARKIYNKTQNWAKKPVETQEKIFQNLIKNATETNFGKDHHFNQIKKVEDFQKNVPVRDYEDLKPYVDKVVKGEENILWKGKPLYFAKTSGTTSGAKFIPLTKESMPYHIEAARNAILHYVNETGNADFVDGKMIFLQGSPILTEKYGIKFGRLSGIVAHFVPKYLQKNRMPSWETNCIEDWETKVDAIVDESIKEDMAVISGIPSWVQMYFERLQQKSGGKKIGEIFKNFNLFIYGGVNYEPYRAKFENMIGRKVDSIELFPASEGFFAYQDSQKEKGMLLLLNSGIFYEFIKADEFFEENPKALTIGEVEMGVNYVLIISTNAGLWRYNIGDTVQFTSLFPHRVIVSGRIKHYISAFGEHVIANEVENAMKEAVASTNIVINEFTVAPQINPSSGLPYHEWFVEFENEPENMEVFAETIDNSMRKQNIYYDDLITGNVLQKVVVTKVSKNGFQDYMKSQGKLGGQNKIPRLSNDRNIADNLTK, encoded by the coding sequence ATGTCAATTAAAGCTTTAGCGGCAAAGATATTTGCCAGAAAAATATATAATAAGACGCAAAATTGGGCCAAAAAACCAGTTGAAACGCAAGAGAAAATCTTTCAAAATTTAATAAAAAATGCAACGGAAACCAATTTTGGAAAAGACCATCATTTTAATCAAATAAAAAAGGTTGAAGATTTTCAGAAAAACGTTCCTGTAAGAGATTACGAAGATCTGAAACCTTATGTTGATAAGGTTGTAAAAGGCGAAGAAAACATTCTTTGGAAAGGAAAACCACTTTATTTTGCAAAAACTTCTGGAACAACTTCTGGTGCAAAATTTATTCCGTTAACCAAAGAATCAATGCCGTATCATATTGAAGCGGCGCGAAATGCTATTCTGCATTACGTAAATGAAACTGGAAATGCCGATTTTGTTGACGGAAAAATGATTTTTTTGCAAGGAAGTCCTATTCTAACCGAAAAATACGGAATCAAATTTGGAAGACTTTCTGGAATTGTAGCGCATTTTGTTCCAAAATATTTACAGAAAAATAGAATGCCTTCTTGGGAAACCAATTGTATTGAAGATTGGGAAACTAAAGTTGATGCCATTGTAGACGAAAGCATAAAAGAAGATATGGCTGTTATATCTGGAATTCCGTCTTGGGTTCAGATGTATTTTGAGCGTTTACAGCAAAAAAGTGGCGGAAAAAAGATTGGCGAAATATTCAAAAATTTCAATTTGTTTATTTACGGAGGTGTTAATTACGAACCGTATCGCGCCAAATTTGAAAACATGATTGGCAGAAAAGTAGATAGTATCGAATTGTTTCCTGCTTCTGAAGGTTTTTTTGCGTATCAGGATTCTCAAAAAGAAAAAGGAATGCTTTTATTGTTGAATTCAGGAATTTTCTACGAGTTTATAAAAGCAGATGAATTCTTTGAAGAAAATCCAAAAGCGTTAACAATTGGCGAAGTAGAAATGGGCGTAAACTACGTTTTAATTATTTCTACAAATGCTGGACTATGGCGCTATAATATTGGCGATACAGTTCAATTTACCTCTTTATTTCCGCATCGTGTGATAGTTTCTGGGCGTATCAAACATTATATATCTGCTTTTGGTGAACATGTAATTGCCAATGAAGTAGAGAATGCGATGAAAGAAGCTGTTGCGTCGACTAATATTGTAATTAACGAATTTACAGTTGCGCCACAGATTAATCCGTCAAGCGGATTGCCTTATCATGAATGGTTCGTAGAATTTGAAAACGAACCGGAAAACATGGAAGTTTTTGCAGAAACTATCGACAATTCGATGCGAAAACAAAACATTTATTACGACGATTTAATTACCGGAAATGTATTGCAGAAAGTAGTCGTAACCAAAGTTTCTAAAAACGGATTTCAAGATTATATGAAATCGCAAGGCAAATTAGGAGGACAAAATAAGATTCCGAGAT
- a CDS encoding peptidase: MAKKKKKNLRKKLFIKNRLIILNEETFEEIFSFRLTLMNVFVTFTLGGIFLILVTTFIIAFTPLREFIPGYSSTELKRNATRLAIKSDSLETALRQNEVYIKGIQKVLKGELEYSKFNKDSILSETAEDPSDLNMKASDAEIKLREEVAKTEKELEPKPQDKKKSDKK, from the coding sequence ATGGCTAAAAAAAAGAAAAAGAATTTAAGAAAAAAATTATTCATTAAAAACAGATTGATAATCTTAAATGAAGAAACTTTTGAAGAAATTTTTTCTTTTAGGCTTACTTTAATGAATGTCTTCGTAACATTTACATTAGGAGGCATTTTTTTAATTTTAGTTACCACTTTCATTATCGCTTTTACGCCGCTTCGCGAATTTATTCCAGGTTATTCTTCGACAGAATTAAAAAGAAACGCAACCCGACTGGCAATAAAATCAGATTCTTTAGAAACCGCTTTACGTCAAAATGAAGTGTATATAAAAGGAATTCAAAAAGTCTTAAAAGGAGAATTAGAATATTCAAAATTTAATAAAGATTCTATTTTATCAGAAACAGCCGAAGATCCATCAGATTTAAACATGAAAGCTTCTGATGCCGAAATAAAATTAAGAGAAGAAGTCGCAAAAACGGAAAAGGAATTGGAGCCGAAACCGCAAGATAAAAAGAAAAGTGACAAAAAATAA